The Sphingopyxis macrogoltabida genome contains a region encoding:
- a CDS encoding replication initiation protein — protein MRVAAALKAKGGDEFAKPGSIIEIKFVKGESLSLTASRLLALMILTAGGDAWEDRPHRIRKADIRRGHKGNERITDMLQELHRTLFAVDDKSWRGKKATLLFSLISRSKEETDEEGGETGWIEWEFTPDARKLIQASETYAVLNRQAVLGFRSNYALKLYELGALRLHRRQATWRGDMQALRAALGIPPDVYTDFAQLRRKVLEKAKSEIDQLAHFRVEWREIRQGRTVTEIEFRFEPKGAPEVLETVDELDRHSAGRQARRDGAVESVTVGQGAIPASRGAVSAKKLSEATFPVGTLRFGHDDLLEIGRKHGGGWDVDLIANGFREHMGERLEKLRGAKLIAAWKGFCEGWFNRRGRP, from the coding sequence ATGCGGGTTGCTGCCGCGTTGAAGGCAAAGGGCGGCGACGAGTTCGCCAAGCCAGGCAGCATCATCGAAATCAAGTTTGTCAAAGGCGAATCTCTCAGTCTGACAGCTTCGCGTCTACTCGCTCTCATGATCCTCACAGCTGGGGGTGACGCCTGGGAGGATCGCCCTCACCGCATACGTAAGGCGGACATTCGGCGAGGCCACAAGGGCAATGAGCGGATTACCGACATGCTTCAGGAACTGCACCGAACGCTGTTTGCCGTCGATGACAAATCCTGGCGGGGAAAGAAGGCGACGCTCCTGTTCTCCCTGATCTCGCGGTCGAAGGAGGAGACAGATGAGGAGGGCGGCGAGACTGGATGGATTGAGTGGGAATTCACCCCAGATGCTCGCAAGCTCATCCAGGCATCCGAAACCTATGCTGTGCTCAATCGGCAAGCGGTGCTTGGCTTTCGTTCGAACTACGCCTTGAAGCTGTATGAGCTGGGGGCACTTCGGCTTCATCGTCGACAAGCAACTTGGCGGGGAGACATGCAGGCGCTGCGCGCAGCATTGGGTATTCCACCAGATGTTTACACGGACTTCGCTCAACTTCGGCGCAAGGTTCTGGAGAAGGCGAAATCCGAAATTGACCAGCTTGCTCACTTCCGTGTTGAGTGGCGGGAGATCAGGCAGGGTCGAACAGTCACGGAGATCGAGTTCCGGTTCGAGCCCAAAGGCGCGCCGGAGGTGCTTGAGACCGTCGACGAGCTTGATCGTCATTCAGCTGGACGCCAGGCGAGGCGTGATGGGGCTGTAGAGAGCGTTACAGTGGGGCAGGGGGCTATTCCGGCATCGCGAGGAGCAGTCTCAGCCAAGAAGCTATCCGAGGCGACATTTCCAGTGGGAACGCTGCGCTTCGGTCATGACGACCTCCTTGAGATAGGCCGTAAGCATGGCGGTGGTTGGGATGTAGATCTGATCGCCAACGGTTTTCGCGAGCATATGGGCGAGCGTTTGGAGAAGCTTCGCGGTGCGAAGTTGATCGCCGCCTGGAAAGGGTTCTGTGAGGGGTGGTTCAATCGCCGGGGCCGACCCTGA
- a CDS encoding AAA family ATPase yields the protein MSNGLQIEEAERLVSVATLASRTSSVLEKLRDSARSARADDRREPTFTIGKAAELVGRTPAAIRDAEKDGRLPEPARTDNNRRERYTLAQLNDMRGVFGTRPYRAPNDPCCVVAVQNFKGGVGKSTLAVHLAQYLAIRGYRVALVDCDSQASATTLFGYVPDLDLTEDDTLYPFLREGERSSLDYALRKTHFDGLELIPANLRLFNSEYELAARMAQGNGALLDRLKEGIESISDRFDVVVMDPPPALGAISLSVLRAANALVVPIPPTVMDFSSTAAFLSMLDETIEQLADRGLAPELKFLRFVASKVDENKSMQKELLQLMRTLFGHAMVRTPLKDSAEIDNATARLMTVYELDGPATSSAVRNRCLNYLDGVNSEIEVDIRSMWPSHQKRLRQEALV from the coding sequence GTGTCAAACGGACTTCAGATTGAAGAAGCCGAGCGTTTGGTCTCGGTCGCGACGCTGGCCAGTCGAACCTCCTCGGTACTCGAAAAGCTCCGGGATTCCGCGCGAAGCGCTAGGGCAGATGACCGGCGCGAGCCAACCTTTACAATCGGGAAAGCGGCCGAACTTGTGGGCCGCACGCCGGCTGCTATCCGTGATGCGGAAAAAGACGGCCGCCTGCCAGAGCCTGCGAGGACCGACAACAACAGGCGAGAGAGATATACGCTTGCCCAGCTGAACGACATGCGCGGCGTGTTCGGGACAAGACCCTATCGGGCTCCAAACGATCCCTGCTGTGTCGTGGCTGTCCAGAACTTCAAGGGAGGTGTTGGTAAGTCGACTTTGGCCGTTCACCTCGCTCAGTATCTGGCCATTAGAGGCTACCGTGTTGCGCTCGTCGATTGCGACAGCCAAGCCTCGGCGACGACCCTTTTTGGGTATGTGCCCGATCTCGATCTCACCGAAGATGATACCCTTTATCCGTTCCTTCGTGAGGGGGAGCGATCATCTCTGGACTACGCGCTCCGCAAGACTCACTTCGACGGTCTGGAGCTCATTCCCGCCAACCTTCGTTTGTTCAATTCCGAATACGAACTAGCCGCACGGATGGCGCAGGGGAACGGCGCGCTCCTTGACCGCCTGAAGGAGGGAATCGAGAGTATATCGGATCGGTTCGATGTCGTGGTGATGGATCCGCCGCCCGCCCTCGGGGCGATCTCGCTGTCCGTGTTGCGGGCCGCTAACGCATTGGTCGTGCCGATACCGCCGACTGTTATGGATTTCTCCTCGACGGCTGCATTCCTCTCGATGCTAGATGAAACGATTGAGCAGCTGGCAGACCGTGGTCTCGCTCCAGAATTGAAGTTCCTCCGCTTTGTCGCGTCCAAGGTCGATGAGAATAAATCGATGCAGAAAGAGCTGTTGCAGCTGATGCGGACGCTATTCGGGCATGCGATGGTTCGCACGCCTCTCAAGGACTCGGCCGAGATCGACAATGCTACAGCGCGGCTGATGACAGTGTATGAGCTTGATGGCCCTGCCACGAGTTCGGCGGTTCGCAACCGTTGCCTGAACTATCTTGATGGCGTGAATTCGGAAATCGAAGTTGATATTCGATCGATGTGGCCCAGCCATCAGAAGCGCCTCCGTCAGGAGGCTTTGGTATGA
- a CDS encoding ParB/RepB/Spo0J family partition protein, translating into MSRKNSGFAADLAAGIDLTEDTAAPRRSSIASNVLTGRSNRLADLASGAIVSRTHELVDPAKCRMWAGHNRDYALLNEERCADLIESIKAQGRQEIPAIVRRLSGDDGFEFEVICGARRHWSISWLRSHNYPDFKFLVDVREMGDEEAFRLADIENRARDDLTDLERAKDYLRALTAYYDGRQKTMAERLKVSESWLTRYLDLARLPDGLTRAFANPQELGIRNAIALKALLKPEDRRERAFREAERLAAEREQTGKSMSVIEVIKALALAADPPKKSGSPKKSGKPETVASASGKPVLRIDGADRKGVRVTLLNKGGATRQEAEEAIRAVLDQHWPAI; encoded by the coding sequence ATGAGTAGGAAGAACAGTGGTTTCGCGGCCGATCTGGCGGCAGGTATTGACCTGACCGAGGATACTGCTGCCCCTCGTAGATCGAGCATTGCCTCAAACGTGCTTACGGGGCGTTCAAACCGTCTTGCTGACCTGGCGTCGGGAGCGATTGTTTCTCGCACACATGAGCTTGTTGACCCAGCAAAGTGTCGGATGTGGGCAGGCCATAACCGCGACTATGCTCTGCTTAATGAGGAACGCTGCGCGGACCTTATTGAGAGTATCAAGGCTCAAGGGCGGCAGGAGATACCCGCGATCGTCCGTCGCCTATCCGGAGATGACGGGTTTGAGTTTGAGGTCATTTGCGGAGCGCGCCGACACTGGTCGATCAGCTGGCTGCGCTCGCACAACTATCCAGACTTCAAGTTTCTCGTCGACGTACGCGAGATGGGCGATGAAGAGGCCTTCAGGCTCGCGGACATTGAAAACCGGGCTAGGGACGATCTTACCGATCTCGAACGCGCAAAAGACTATCTGCGCGCCCTGACGGCCTATTACGATGGTCGGCAGAAGACGATGGCGGAAAGGCTTAAAGTCTCCGAAAGCTGGCTAACGCGGTATCTCGATCTGGCACGGCTGCCAGATGGGCTGACCAGGGCATTTGCCAATCCGCAGGAGCTTGGCATTCGCAATGCGATTGCGCTCAAAGCGCTCCTCAAGCCTGAGGATCGACGGGAGCGCGCCTTCCGTGAGGCGGAACGTCTTGCTGCAGAGCGCGAGCAGACTGGCAAGTCGATGTCTGTGATTGAGGTGATCAAGGCGCTCGCTCTCGCGGCAGACCCCCCCAAGAAGTCAGGATCCCCCAAGAAGTCAGGAAAGCCTGAAACCGTGGCCAGTGCTAGTGGGAAGCCAGTGCTTCGGATCGATGGGGCTGACCGTAAGGGCGTCCGTGTCACGTTGCTGAATAAGGGCGGCGCGACACGGCAGGAAGCGGAAGAGGCTATTCGCGCCGTTCTAGATCAGCACTGGCCGGCAATATAG
- a CDS encoding MarR family transcriptional regulator, giving the protein MPADRALERLDAVLPTRDPMGTLLEWLAELRTEEIDFLEGGSEMLQVGGFAVTRSAPRGAAWAASLAAAMRPHLFGLGSAPMALAGIMPRAVFRELHEEPLPVVLRAALEVASEKAEVDLRFLRRAVVRADDVLSGLYASSTAPQTWRMIVSLGPLTRAELARGLGVTKRTASQSVASLQEASMVLLRQTDGAILPASADLERRE; this is encoded by the coding sequence TTGCCCGCCGATCGTGCGCTCGAACGGCTCGATGCGGTGCTGCCGACCCGTGATCCGATGGGGACCCTGCTTGAATGGTTGGCGGAGCTGCGAACTGAAGAAATCGACTTTCTCGAAGGCGGCAGCGAGATGCTTCAGGTCGGTGGGTTCGCGGTCACACGTTCAGCGCCGCGGGGGGCGGCCTGGGCTGCGTCGCTTGCGGCGGCCATGCGGCCACACTTGTTTGGGCTAGGGTCGGCGCCAATGGCGCTTGCTGGGATCATGCCGCGGGCTGTGTTTCGTGAACTCCATGAAGAGCCGTTGCCCGTTGTGCTTCGCGCGGCGCTCGAGGTAGCCAGCGAAAAGGCTGAGGTCGATTTGCGCTTCCTGCGAAGGGCTGTCGTTCGGGCCGACGATGTACTTTCTGGGCTGTATGCCTCTTCGACTGCTCCGCAAACCTGGCGAATGATCGTCAGCTTGGGCCCACTTACCCGAGCTGAGCTCGCTCGGGGACTGGGTGTAACAAAGCGCACCGCTTCTCAATCGGTAGCTTCACTTCAGGAGGCAAGTATGGTGCTCCTTCGGCAGACCGACGGCGCTATATTGCCGGCCAGTGCTGATCTAGAACGGCGCGAATAG
- a CDS encoding Mu transposase C-terminal domain-containing protein: MIERMPSPAPKRSLKSLEAGLALFPHFRRHISVSGPVTAAQIAAICEATGLKERQIRTLAARYRAHPVAESLAPKPRGPPPGSHRIDPVVRSAIDALTNKIALKMVPPNRAEAARQIWGLLHADNGEHRFSADLIPSEKTIERLLAEIPSSVWAKASMGSKTRSAHEAHPGEYRSDGFLDLVQMDHTRGDVILVDSLRREELGRPWITFLIEIWTRAILGYYVSFGDPSIFRCGRAVASALLPKEPVLEHLGVDVSYPMFGLFRRLHADQAKPHRSESFRRACVRNGIDPDVRKPGPAHLGGHIERLIGTMVGKLRLLPGATGSNVSARDDYDAEAEAAMTLAEFERWLLCQIAVYHHTPHSALGGLCPAQMWEREAARHGPLLPVSCNADELFRQFLPSKSLTVHSRGIQIKHRHYWHPALGKRIGQKIEVSWDERTIQHVYAELEGSFVQMAVIGQYPDVWEADWEAARAKVRALGRGYQADGGRAATARAIAAANQEIHQARVRTKEARRRAKRREGEGLTLADLRTPEKLLKQPVQWKSVGELGEDTWLKVRP; the protein is encoded by the coding sequence ATGATTGAGCGAATGCCGTCTCCTGCACCCAAGCGCAGCCTCAAGTCCCTCGAGGCGGGATTGGCACTGTTCCCGCATTTCCGAAGGCATATTTCGGTGTCCGGGCCGGTGACGGCGGCGCAGATTGCCGCTATTTGCGAAGCCACCGGTTTGAAGGAGCGCCAGATCCGAACATTGGCCGCGCGGTATCGGGCGCATCCGGTTGCCGAATCGCTTGCACCTAAGCCCCGAGGACCGCCTCCCGGCTCACATCGGATCGACCCGGTGGTGAGAAGCGCCATTGATGCGCTGACCAACAAGATCGCGCTTAAGATGGTGCCGCCGAACCGCGCTGAAGCGGCTAGGCAAATATGGGGCTTGCTCCATGCAGATAACGGAGAGCACCGGTTTTCCGCCGATTTGATCCCGAGCGAGAAGACAATCGAGCGGCTGCTGGCCGAGATTCCGAGCAGTGTGTGGGCCAAGGCCAGCATGGGCTCCAAGACCCGCAGCGCGCATGAAGCGCACCCTGGGGAATACCGCAGCGATGGTTTCCTCGATCTTGTCCAGATGGACCATACCAGGGGGGACGTTATCCTGGTCGACAGCCTGCGGCGGGAAGAGCTCGGACGGCCGTGGATCACGTTCCTGATTGAAATCTGGACCCGTGCGATACTCGGCTATTATGTCAGCTTCGGCGATCCTTCGATTTTCCGGTGCGGCAGGGCGGTCGCGAGCGCGCTGCTGCCCAAGGAACCGGTGCTTGAACACCTGGGTGTGGATGTCAGCTACCCGATGTTCGGCCTGTTCCGGCGCCTGCATGCCGATCAGGCCAAGCCGCATCGCTCGGAGTCGTTTCGGCGGGCCTGCGTGCGCAATGGCATCGACCCGGATGTCCGCAAACCCGGCCCGGCCCATCTGGGTGGCCATATCGAGCGGCTGATCGGCACAATGGTCGGAAAACTGAGACTTTTGCCGGGTGCTACGGGATCGAACGTGTCTGCGCGCGATGACTACGACGCCGAGGCTGAAGCGGCGATGACCCTTGCGGAATTCGAGCGCTGGCTGCTGTGCCAGATCGCGGTTTATCATCACACGCCGCATTCCGCGCTCGGCGGGTTGTGCCCGGCGCAGATGTGGGAACGCGAGGCAGCGCGCCATGGTCCCTTGCTCCCGGTCTCGTGTAATGCGGACGAGCTTTTTCGCCAATTTCTGCCGTCGAAGTCGCTGACGGTCCATTCCCGGGGCATCCAGATCAAGCATCGCCATTACTGGCACCCGGCGCTCGGCAAGCGGATAGGCCAGAAGATCGAGGTCAGCTGGGACGAACGGACGATCCAGCATGTCTATGCCGAGCTCGAGGGCTCTTTCGTGCAAATGGCGGTTATCGGCCAGTATCCCGATGTCTGGGAGGCGGACTGGGAAGCCGCCAGGGCCAAGGTGAGGGCCCTGGGCCGCGGCTACCAGGCCGATGGCGGCCGTGCGGCGACGGCCCGCGCCATCGCAGCGGCAAACCAGGAAATCCATCAGGCGCGGGTTCGCACCAAGGAGGCGCGACGGCGGGCAAAGCGGCGCGAAGGGGAGGGGCTTACGCTCGCGGACCTGCGGACGCCTGAAAAGCTTTTAAAACAGCCGGTTCAGTGGAAATCGGTGGGGGAACTGGGCGAGGATACCTGGCTGAAGGTGCGCCCGTGA
- a CDS encoding TniB family NTP-binding protein, producing the protein MSAVTTAQPSGHLSTFWIDFDEARNAVETIVEVAHDDPEERPTCIVLTGQSGMGKTSILREAQRRLTEALPEPADWGEARYQPVLRTVIPSSPTSLKINLALLWKQGWPIRTNTHKTADFKVVDLLAAQGTRLVAIDNVHVILTASGVARRDTLDAFRFLMSAGNVPLVVAGLDVARQIFADDVELAFRSIMLRLPLWEPGEPSQRLIRALAMGMDMAEPEHLAEPAFAERIWRESGGVTGNFKRILHWSAKVAKRHDRVLVAHDDISEALQLFTPYSPD; encoded by the coding sequence GTGAGCGCGGTCACCACCGCGCAGCCCTCGGGGCACCTATCCACATTCTGGATCGACTTCGACGAAGCCCGCAACGCCGTCGAGACCATCGTCGAGGTTGCGCATGACGATCCGGAAGAACGACCGACCTGCATCGTCCTCACCGGCCAGTCCGGCATGGGCAAGACCTCGATCCTGCGCGAGGCGCAGCGGCGTCTGACCGAGGCCTTGCCCGAGCCCGCCGATTGGGGCGAGGCCCGGTACCAACCCGTGCTGCGCACGGTCATTCCCTCAAGCCCGACCTCGCTCAAGATCAACTTGGCGCTGCTCTGGAAGCAGGGCTGGCCGATCCGGACAAACACGCACAAAACCGCCGATTTCAAGGTGGTCGATCTGTTGGCCGCGCAGGGGACGAGGCTGGTCGCGATCGACAATGTCCATGTGATCCTGACCGCCAGCGGGGTCGCGCGGCGCGATACGCTCGATGCCTTCCGCTTTCTGATGAGCGCTGGCAACGTGCCGCTGGTCGTGGCCGGGCTTGATGTCGCCCGCCAGATCTTCGCCGACGATGTCGAACTCGCCTTTCGTTCGATCATGCTCAGATTGCCGCTGTGGGAGCCGGGAGAGCCGTCGCAGCGCCTGATCCGGGCGCTGGCGATGGGCATGGACATGGCCGAGCCCGAACATCTCGCCGAGCCCGCGTTCGCCGAGCGGATCTGGCGCGAAAGCGGCGGGGTAACCGGCAATTTCAAACGGATCCTGCACTGGTCGGCAAAGGTCGCCAAGCGGCACGATCGCGTGCTGGTAGCGCACGACGATATCAGCGAGGCCTTGCAGCTCTTTACCCCCTATAGCCCGGATTGA
- a CDS encoding TniQ family protein: MGAAQGRAEIEPLAFRVRPLAGECFESWLHRLAARHETTRKALFSHLGIETALATCDLASLADGTAERRRVIVERLAWATALPEKAILRTFVGCPRGDLLPPALRSIGCAQCWLDWLESGAQWRIERSWILRVTLRCERHDLLLIDLRGIMALGRSMAAQRLLEETVERTREQMARFTLVSTRLAWNLVISRAHLRGSEPSSYAFSKRYIAALIGNRFHIAPSRHLLLAALHSSNVEEAERMDRTFRFDAQPARGPVRRAARGAVPGLADLAAAIAAVGKRELDRKRRVLEVAGQKLEQAWLGYPAVHAAQVVRRQREVLASEVRRRYAAELASAAKSPLSCLRGFQDALFFLKQCGLADDFVPAATGRPDPWEDCLGNPGLLHKRLTRRFAHPAFRIVLDLPGHSFDADPFERASSRSMAAMASSNSARLSAESTGDRSTPGSVSRPVPPARLARIRT, encoded by the coding sequence ATGGGCGCCGCTCAGGGCAGAGCCGAGATCGAGCCGCTGGCCTTCCGGGTCAGGCCCCTGGCGGGGGAATGCTTTGAATCCTGGCTGCATCGTCTGGCCGCGCGGCATGAAACCACGCGCAAGGCGCTGTTCAGCCATCTCGGCATCGAGACAGCCCTCGCTACCTGTGACCTGGCCTCATTAGCCGATGGCACCGCAGAGCGGCGCAGGGTCATAGTCGAGCGGTTGGCCTGGGCCACGGCGCTGCCGGAGAAGGCCATTCTGCGGACTTTCGTGGGGTGTCCCCGCGGCGACCTGCTGCCCCCGGCGCTGCGCTCGATCGGGTGCGCGCAATGCTGGCTCGACTGGCTGGAAAGCGGCGCGCAGTGGCGGATTGAGCGGAGCTGGATCCTGCGCGTTACCCTGCGCTGCGAGCGCCATGATCTGCTGCTAATCGATCTTCGGGGCATCATGGCGCTGGGGCGCTCGATGGCGGCGCAGCGGCTGCTGGAGGAGACGGTGGAGCGGACACGCGAGCAGATGGCGCGGTTTACTTTGGTCAGCACTCGCCTCGCCTGGAATCTCGTTATTTCCCGTGCCCATCTGCGTGGCAGTGAACCCAGCTCTTACGCGTTTTCAAAGCGATACATCGCGGCATTGATCGGCAACCGGTTCCATATTGCGCCTTCGCGCCACCTGTTGCTGGCGGCGCTGCACAGCAGCAATGTGGAAGAAGCCGAACGGATGGACCGCACGTTCCGCTTCGATGCGCAGCCGGCGCGTGGTCCGGTAAGGCGAGCCGCTCGCGGCGCGGTGCCCGGCCTGGCCGATCTCGCGGCCGCGATCGCAGCGGTGGGGAAGCGCGAGCTTGACCGCAAACGCCGCGTGCTGGAGGTCGCCGGACAGAAGCTCGAGCAGGCCTGGCTGGGCTACCCTGCGGTGCATGCGGCGCAAGTGGTGCGCCGACAGCGCGAGGTCCTGGCGAGCGAGGTACGCCGCCGCTACGCAGCCGAGCTTGCCAGTGCCGCGAAATCTCCGCTCAGCTGCTTGCGCGGGTTCCAGGATGCCCTGTTCTTCCTGAAGCAGTGCGGATTGGCCGACGATTTCGTCCCCGCAGCGACCGGGCGCCCCGATCCGTGGGAGGATTGCCTTGGAAATCCGGGACTGCTCCACAAGCGGTTGACCCGGCGCTTTGCCCATCCCGCGTTTCGCATTGTGCTCGACCTGCCAGGTCATTCTTTCGACGCCGACCCATTCGAGCGGGCGAGCAGCCGGTCGATGGCGGCCATGGCGTCGTCGAATTCGGCGAGGCTTTCAGCCGAGAGCACGGGAGACAGGTCCACTCCTGGATCTGTCTCGCGTCCCGTGCCGCCCGCCAGGCTCGCACGGATCAGGACCTGA
- a CDS encoding site-specific integrase: MPEGEVVTVLGPSEARLPKRRARPGLTTVERFVAVLSSLVDGDTAVAKVNFTKALEARSPATLRAMTCDLEGYTLFASEQAGAGLPASAERIAEWIDHLEASNQKPATIARKLATLATVHGLLGIPSAVSSSLVRDAMKGLRRRQGKAQRQAAGLRLGEAIGNAPVKGFTLAALMEACGTDLPGLRDAALLSLGYDAGLRVSEILEARVEALEVQDDGSGLLDIDRSKTDQEGQGASVWVSPETVRRIALWREAAAIRTGPLYRRVGVIRTKGHPGRRALAIADLAYNAGVDRERMAAIPARQASVTYVVGDTALTVAAVRSIIRKRALAAADMGLVDLMGEDLEIALGGLSTHSLRVGLTQDLFASGEDAGPIAQALRWSSVGTALRYGRRLAPASNAAARLLAGRRV; the protein is encoded by the coding sequence GTGCCCGAAGGCGAGGTCGTCACGGTGCTTGGCCCCAGCGAAGCGCGTCTGCCCAAGCGCCGGGCGAGGCCGGGCTTGACGACGGTCGAACGGTTCGTCGCCGTCCTCTCCAGCTTGGTCGATGGCGATACCGCCGTGGCCAAGGTCAATTTCACCAAGGCGCTCGAGGCGCGCAGCCCGGCGACACTGCGCGCGATGACCTGCGATCTTGAAGGCTATACCCTGTTCGCGAGCGAACAGGCCGGAGCTGGTCTCCCCGCTTCGGCCGAGCGCATTGCCGAGTGGATCGACCATCTTGAGGCCAGTAACCAGAAGCCCGCGACTATCGCCCGCAAGCTGGCGACGCTGGCGACGGTGCATGGACTGCTTGGAATCCCCAGCGCCGTATCGAGTTCGCTGGTCCGCGACGCGATGAAGGGTCTGCGCCGCCGCCAGGGCAAGGCCCAGCGGCAGGCCGCCGGATTGCGGCTCGGGGAAGCGATCGGCAACGCTCCGGTCAAGGGATTCACGCTGGCGGCGCTGATGGAAGCCTGCGGAACCGACCTTCCGGGCCTGCGCGATGCGGCGCTGCTGTCGCTCGGCTACGATGCGGGATTGCGCGTGTCGGAAATTCTGGAGGCGAGGGTCGAGGCGCTCGAAGTCCAGGACGATGGCAGCGGCCTGCTCGACATCGATCGCTCGAAGACCGATCAGGAAGGGCAGGGGGCCTCTGTCTGGGTGTCTCCTGAAACCGTCCGGCGGATCGCTCTCTGGCGCGAGGCTGCCGCGATCCGCACCGGACCGTTGTACCGCCGCGTCGGGGTGATCCGCACCAAGGGCCACCCCGGCCGCCGGGCGCTCGCCATCGCCGATCTCGCCTACAACGCCGGCGTTGACCGTGAGCGCATGGCGGCCATTCCCGCGCGGCAAGCCAGCGTCACCTACGTCGTCGGCGACACCGCGCTGACCGTGGCGGCGGTGCGGTCGATCATCCGCAAGCGGGCGCTGGCGGCGGCGGACATGGGGCTGGTCGATCTGATGGGCGAGGATCTCGAGATTGCGCTGGGCGGCCTGAGCACGCATTCGCTGCGCGTGGGGCTGACCCAGGACCTGTTCGCCAGCGGCGAGGATGCCGGCCCGATTGCCCAGGCCTTGCGCTGGTCCTCGGTCGGGACCGCGCTGCGCTATGGCCGCCGGCTTGCGCCCGCCTCCAATGCGGCCGCGCGGCTGCTGGCGGGTCGCAGGGTTTGA
- a CDS encoding site-specific integrase: MDDDSSRALGLSDEVALSPLGNAIPPQLAAEIEAARSYRARSKAANTVRAYDSDWRQFEEWCWVRDLAPMPAMPEAVATYLASLAQAGRADSTIGRHLAAIAWHHRQAGQVAPQHRDPRDVIADTLAGIRREQRARPTRKKSAILAADLARMIAAAEGQSPRAIRDRAVMALGLAAALRRSELVALQLADLELVREGLKLTIRHSKTDQEGAGQVIAVPSGKVLKPGPRLNEWLSVRGGEAGPLFYRTDAQGMMTKEPMSDRSVARLIQRYAEKVGLDPAAVGAHSLRSGFLTEAAKAGASLPKMQEVSRQKKVEVLLGYVRDAALFENHAGEGFL, from the coding sequence GTGGACGATGACAGCAGCAGGGCTTTGGGGCTTTCAGATGAAGTCGCGCTTTCGCCGCTGGGGAATGCGATCCCGCCGCAGCTCGCGGCAGAGATCGAAGCGGCCCGCTCATACCGGGCGCGCTCCAAGGCGGCCAACACTGTCCGAGCCTATGACAGCGACTGGCGGCAGTTCGAAGAATGGTGCTGGGTGCGCGATCTTGCGCCTATGCCGGCTATGCCGGAGGCAGTGGCCACATACCTTGCCTCGCTGGCGCAGGCGGGGAGGGCGGACAGCACCATCGGGCGGCACCTTGCCGCAATCGCCTGGCACCACAGGCAGGCAGGTCAGGTCGCACCCCAGCATCGCGATCCGCGCGATGTGATTGCTGACACACTTGCTGGGATCCGCCGGGAGCAGCGTGCGCGGCCAACGCGCAAGAAGAGCGCTATTCTGGCAGCTGATCTCGCGCGGATGATTGCAGCGGCCGAAGGCCAGAGTCCGCGGGCTATCCGCGACCGGGCGGTCATGGCACTTGGGCTGGCGGCGGCGTTGCGGCGTTCCGAACTGGTCGCGTTACAGCTGGCTGACCTCGAACTGGTGCGCGAGGGGCTCAAGCTGACGATCCGGCATTCCAAGACCGACCAGGAGGGGGCAGGGCAGGTCATCGCGGTTCCCTCGGGCAAGGTGCTCAAGCCCGGTCCCCGCCTCAACGAATGGCTCAGCGTAAGGGGAGGGGAGGCTGGTCCATTGTTCTACCGCACCGACGCACAAGGGATGATGACCAAGGAGCCCATGTCGGATCGCTCGGTTGCCCGCCTGATCCAGCGCTACGCCGAAAAGGTTGGGCTCGATCCTGCCGCAGTCGGTGCGCACTCACTGCGCTCAGGGTTTCTGACCGAGGCGGCCAAGGCCGGAGCCTCGCTGCCCAAGATGCAGGAGGTATCGCGTCAGAAGAAGGTGGAGGTGCTCCTCGGTTATGTTCGCGATGCCGCGTTGTTCGAGAACCACGCCGGTGAGGGCTTTCTATAG